The proteins below come from a single Esox lucius isolate fEsoLuc1 chromosome 7, fEsoLuc1.pri, whole genome shotgun sequence genomic window:
- the hif1al2 gene encoding hypoxia inducible factor 1 subunit alpha, like 2 isoform X3 has protein sequence MTVHSSRTWTGGKQILHRCLCQDLLNCYLFGLLMTTFQEVLLHMIIPGTTDMVLFDPEPSMVRRGSSLQRYCDRKLHRTERNRINGQKRSRVSSERLRAQSRVAAKSRRERESRLFGELAAWLPLPPGLTVHMDKASIVRFTLGYLRLRAALDQRDYSAPETRVSSDTAQFSVHDCQPMDEQFSEEMVLDSALGGFMVLVSENGQIIYATGDIHTHTGLNQMDVIGRSLFDFTHLCDQKEVRDIFSKNLAPNGIQKYDFLLRMKSSLTSQGRAVNQRHTNWKAIHCTGVKKKCPLPETACLVLLCRPLPISQNMARDASLNHRTFLTRHSPDMRFTHCQSGVKELTGYTESELQGQSVYQYYHASDCQNIYKTHQNLLSKGQASLSRYRLLLKAGGYVWAETDASVVYNQIGEAQSIVCLNYILSEAELPEMTFSLQQTEALLRPFYSELEVGPTVQNEPTADDHVHLINTTESPPEHQDKIQTYLELKQQNQMNTNSLSELCELDLDSLAPYIPMDGEDFLLTPVINGILDMSEGKPPNNVHVIPPGLEDHSSKVQTVAPDFPPQLQMNNVQMKARCDSERTHTVKESEFGDCTQSVYRRGCSGFNEGNDHDRWEDLVLTECGSDKYYASCRHPRGFVAAARLPQRPVKCFPLHRPDGSTYLCRPPPSLPVLSQVDCEGILGPTSCLLQGSEITSVLDQAALRFSHLKMVAINQLTTKHAHMYTPRPVTKINCGTSTLYAEWIT, from the exons ATGACAGTCCACAGTTCAAGGACATGGACAGGAGGAAAGCAGATTTTACATCGTTGCCTTTGTCAAGACCTTTTGAACTGCTACCTCTTTGGACTTCTCATGACAACATTTCAGGAGGTATTGCTGCACATGATTATTCCAGGAACGACTGACATGGTCCTCTTTGATCCTGAACCAAGCATGGTGAGAAGAG GAAGTTCTCTGCAAAGGTATTGTGATCGAAAACTCCacaggacagagaggaacagaataAATGGACAGAAGAGAAGTAG GGTGAGTTCGGAGAGGCTCCGGGCCCAGTCCCGTGTTGCAGCGAAGAGccgaagggagagagagagccgtCTGTTTGGGGAGCTGGCAGCATGGCTACCGCTGCCTCCCGGTCTGACCGTCCACATGGACAAGGCTTCCATTGTCCGATTCACACTGGGCTACCTGCGTCTGAGAGCAGCTCTGGATCAAAGAGACTACTCGGCACCAGAGACCAGGGTCAGCTCTGACACAGCCCAATTCTCCGTGCACG ACTGCCAGCCAATGGATGAGCAATTCTCTGAGGAGATGGTGCTTGATTCTGCTCTTGGGGGTTTCATGGTCTTGGTGTCCGAGAATGGTCAGATAATCTACGCTACTGGggacatccatacacacactggGCTCAACCAG ATGGATGTCATTGgtaggagtctgtttgacttCACACACCTCTGCGACCAAAAGGAGGTCAGAGATATCTTCTCAAAAAACCTAG CTCCCAATGGAATACAGAAATACGATTTCCTCCTCCGCATGAAGAGCTCTCTGACCTCTCAGGGTCGAGCTGTCAACCAAAGACACACAAACTGGAAG GCGATTCACTGTACTGGAGTTAAAAAGAAATGTCCTCTTCCAGAGACCGCCTGCCTTGTCTTATTGTGTCGACCCCTACCAATTTCCCAGAACATGGCCAGGGACGCCAGCTTGAATCACAGAACCTTCCTGACCAGACATAGCCCAGACATGAGGTTCACCCACTGCCAATCAGG tgtCAAGGAGCTGACAGGATACACAGAAAGTGAACTTCAAGGCCAATCTGTGTATCAGTATTACCACGCCTCCGACTGCCAGAACATCTACAAAACACATCAGAACT TGCTCTCTAAGGGCCAGGCGTCTCTGAGCAGGTACCGACTGCTGCTGAAAGCAGGTGGTTATGTGTGGGCAGAGACAGACGCATCAGTGGTCTACAACCAGATTGGGGAGGCCCAGAGTATCGTCTGCCTCAACTACATTTTAAG CGAGGCGGAGCTACCAGAGATGACGTTCTCACTGCAGCAAACCGAAGCATTATTGAGGCCCTTTTACTCTGAACTTGAGGTTGGGCCCACGGTGCAGAATGAACCCACAGCAGATGACCACGTTCATCTAATCAACACAACAGAATCACCTCCAG AACACCAGGATAAGATACAAACCTATCTTGAGCTCAAACAACAGAATCAAATGAACACAAACTCCCTCTCT GAATTATGTGAGCTGGACCTAGACTCGTTGGCTCCATACATACCTATGGATGGAGAGGACTTCCTCCTCACCCCAGTTATAAACGGGATCTTAGATATGTCAGAGGGCAAGCCACCCAACAATGTTCATGTCATACCACCTGGTTTGGAGGACCATTCTTCGAAAGTCCAGACAGTAGCTCCAGATTTTCCTCCCCAGCTTCAGATGAACAATGTTCAGATGAAGGCCCGGTGTGACTCAGAGAGGACACACACAGTGAAGGAATCAGAGTTTGG GGACTGCACACAGTCAGTCTACAGAAGAGGTTGTAGTGGATTCAATGAGGGCAATGATCATGACagatgggaggatcttgtcttGACAGAATGTGGGAGTGACAAATATTACGCATCGTGTAGACATCCGCGCGGATTTGTGGCTGCCGCACGACTGCCTCAGCGGCCtgttaaatgtttcccccttcACCGTCCAGACGGATCCACCTACCTGTGCAGACCACCTCCAAG CCTACCGGTGCTTAGCCAGGTGGACTGTGAGGGGATTCTGGGGCCAACCAGCTGCCTGCTCCAGGGGTCAGAGATTACCTCCGTCCTGGACCAGGCTGCCTTACGATTCTCACACCTGAAAATGGTGGCAATAAATCAGCTCACAACCAAACATGCCCACATGTACACACCCAGGCCAGTTACTAAAATCAACTGTGGAACATCAACTTTGTACGCTGAATGGATAACATGA
- the hif1al2 gene encoding hypoxia inducible factor 1 subunit alpha, like 2 isoform X2, with product MTVHSSRTWTGGKQILHRCLCQDLLNCYLFGLLMTTFQEVLLHMIIPGTTDMVLFDPEPSMVRRGSSLQRYCDRKLHRTERNRINGQKRSRVSSERLRAQSRVAAKSRRERESRLFGELAAWLPLPPGLTVHMDKASIVRFTLGYLRLRAALDQRDYSAPETRVSSDTAQFSVHDCQPMDEQFSEEMVLDSALGGFMVLVSENGQIIYATGDIHTHTGLNQMDVIGRSLFDFTHLCDQKEVRDIFSKNLAPNGIQKYDFLLRMKSSLTSQGRAVNQRHTNWKNMARDASLNHRTFLTRHSPDMRFTHCQSGVKELTGYTESELQGQSVYQYYHASDCQNIYKTHQNLLSKGQASLSRYRLLLKAGGYVWAETDASVVYNQIGEAQSIVCLNYILSEAELPEMTFSLQQTEALLRPFYSELEVGPTVQNEPTADDHVHLINTTESPPEHQDKIQTYLELKQQNQMNTNSLSELCELDLDSLAPYIPMDGEDFLLTPVINGILDMSEGKPPNNVHVIPPGLEDHSSKVQTVAPDFPPQLQMNNVQMKARCDSERTHTVKESEFGDCTQSVYRRGCSGFNEGNDHDRWEDLVLTECGSDKYYASCRHPRGFVAAARLPQRPVKCFPLHRPDGSTYLCRPPPRQVLWKCTQQTTKSTKFNDTDQRSTCHNPFSLPVLSQVDCEGILGPTSCLLQGSEITSVLDQAALRFSHLKMVAINQLTTKHAHMYTPRPVTKINCGTSTLYAEWIT from the exons ATGACAGTCCACAGTTCAAGGACATGGACAGGAGGAAAGCAGATTTTACATCGTTGCCTTTGTCAAGACCTTTTGAACTGCTACCTCTTTGGACTTCTCATGACAACATTTCAGGAGGTATTGCTGCACATGATTATTCCAGGAACGACTGACATGGTCCTCTTTGATCCTGAACCAAGCATGGTGAGAAGAG GAAGTTCTCTGCAAAGGTATTGTGATCGAAAACTCCacaggacagagaggaacagaataAATGGACAGAAGAGAAGTAG GGTGAGTTCGGAGAGGCTCCGGGCCCAGTCCCGTGTTGCAGCGAAGAGccgaagggagagagagagccgtCTGTTTGGGGAGCTGGCAGCATGGCTACCGCTGCCTCCCGGTCTGACCGTCCACATGGACAAGGCTTCCATTGTCCGATTCACACTGGGCTACCTGCGTCTGAGAGCAGCTCTGGATCAAAGAGACTACTCGGCACCAGAGACCAGGGTCAGCTCTGACACAGCCCAATTCTCCGTGCACG ACTGCCAGCCAATGGATGAGCAATTCTCTGAGGAGATGGTGCTTGATTCTGCTCTTGGGGGTTTCATGGTCTTGGTGTCCGAGAATGGTCAGATAATCTACGCTACTGGggacatccatacacacactggGCTCAACCAG ATGGATGTCATTGgtaggagtctgtttgacttCACACACCTCTGCGACCAAAAGGAGGTCAGAGATATCTTCTCAAAAAACCTAG CTCCCAATGGAATACAGAAATACGATTTCCTCCTCCGCATGAAGAGCTCTCTGACCTCTCAGGGTCGAGCTGTCAACCAAAGACACACAAACTGGAAG AACATGGCCAGGGACGCCAGCTTGAATCACAGAACCTTCCTGACCAGACATAGCCCAGACATGAGGTTCACCCACTGCCAATCAGG tgtCAAGGAGCTGACAGGATACACAGAAAGTGAACTTCAAGGCCAATCTGTGTATCAGTATTACCACGCCTCCGACTGCCAGAACATCTACAAAACACATCAGAACT TGCTCTCTAAGGGCCAGGCGTCTCTGAGCAGGTACCGACTGCTGCTGAAAGCAGGTGGTTATGTGTGGGCAGAGACAGACGCATCAGTGGTCTACAACCAGATTGGGGAGGCCCAGAGTATCGTCTGCCTCAACTACATTTTAAG CGAGGCGGAGCTACCAGAGATGACGTTCTCACTGCAGCAAACCGAAGCATTATTGAGGCCCTTTTACTCTGAACTTGAGGTTGGGCCCACGGTGCAGAATGAACCCACAGCAGATGACCACGTTCATCTAATCAACACAACAGAATCACCTCCAG AACACCAGGATAAGATACAAACCTATCTTGAGCTCAAACAACAGAATCAAATGAACACAAACTCCCTCTCT GAATTATGTGAGCTGGACCTAGACTCGTTGGCTCCATACATACCTATGGATGGAGAGGACTTCCTCCTCACCCCAGTTATAAACGGGATCTTAGATATGTCAGAGGGCAAGCCACCCAACAATGTTCATGTCATACCACCTGGTTTGGAGGACCATTCTTCGAAAGTCCAGACAGTAGCTCCAGATTTTCCTCCCCAGCTTCAGATGAACAATGTTCAGATGAAGGCCCGGTGTGACTCAGAGAGGACACACACAGTGAAGGAATCAGAGTTTGG GGACTGCACACAGTCAGTCTACAGAAGAGGTTGTAGTGGATTCAATGAGGGCAATGATCATGACagatgggaggatcttgtcttGACAGAATGTGGGAGTGACAAATATTACGCATCGTGTAGACATCCGCGCGGATTTGTGGCTGCCGCACGACTGCCTCAGCGGCCtgttaaatgtttcccccttcACCGTCCAGACGGATCCACCTACCTGTGCAGACCACCTCCAAGGCAAGTGTTGTGGAAATGCACACAACAGACCACAAAATCCACGAAATTCAATGATACTGACCAGAGGTCCACATGCCATAATCCCTTTAGCCTACCGGTGCTTAGCCAGGTGGACTGTGAGGGGATTCTGGGGCCAACCAGCTGCCTGCTCCAGGGGTCAGAGATTACCTCCGTCCTGGACCAGGCTGCCTTACGATTCTCACACCTGAAAATGGTGGCAATAAATCAGCTCACAACCAAACATGCCCACATGTACACACCCAGGCCAGTTACTAAAATCAACTGTGGAACATCAACTTTGTACGCTGAATGGATAACATGA
- the hif1al2 gene encoding hypoxia inducible factor 1 subunit alpha, like 2 isoform X1, which yields MTVHSSRTWTGGKQILHRCLCQDLLNCYLFGLLMTTFQEVLLHMIIPGTTDMVLFDPEPSMVRRGSSLQRYCDRKLHRTERNRINGQKRSRVSSERLRAQSRVAAKSRRERESRLFGELAAWLPLPPGLTVHMDKASIVRFTLGYLRLRAALDQRDYSAPETRVSSDTAQFSVHDCQPMDEQFSEEMVLDSALGGFMVLVSENGQIIYATGDIHTHTGLNQMDVIGRSLFDFTHLCDQKEVRDIFSKNLAPNGIQKYDFLLRMKSSLTSQGRAVNQRHTNWKAIHCTGVKKKCPLPETACLVLLCRPLPISQNMARDASLNHRTFLTRHSPDMRFTHCQSGVKELTGYTESELQGQSVYQYYHASDCQNIYKTHQNLLSKGQASLSRYRLLLKAGGYVWAETDASVVYNQIGEAQSIVCLNYILSEAELPEMTFSLQQTEALLRPFYSELEVGPTVQNEPTADDHVHLINTTESPPEHQDKIQTYLELKQQNQMNTNSLSELCELDLDSLAPYIPMDGEDFLLTPVINGILDMSEGKPPNNVHVIPPGLEDHSSKVQTVAPDFPPQLQMNNVQMKARCDSERTHTVKESEFGDCTQSVYRRGCSGFNEGNDHDRWEDLVLTECGSDKYYASCRHPRGFVAAARLPQRPVKCFPLHRPDGSTYLCRPPPRQVLWKCTQQTTKSTKFNDTDQRSTCHNPFSLPVLSQVDCEGILGPTSCLLQGSEITSVLDQAALRFSHLKMVAINQLTTKHAHMYTPRPVTKINCGTSTLYAEWIT from the exons ATGACAGTCCACAGTTCAAGGACATGGACAGGAGGAAAGCAGATTTTACATCGTTGCCTTTGTCAAGACCTTTTGAACTGCTACCTCTTTGGACTTCTCATGACAACATTTCAGGAGGTATTGCTGCACATGATTATTCCAGGAACGACTGACATGGTCCTCTTTGATCCTGAACCAAGCATGGTGAGAAGAG GAAGTTCTCTGCAAAGGTATTGTGATCGAAAACTCCacaggacagagaggaacagaataAATGGACAGAAGAGAAGTAG GGTGAGTTCGGAGAGGCTCCGGGCCCAGTCCCGTGTTGCAGCGAAGAGccgaagggagagagagagccgtCTGTTTGGGGAGCTGGCAGCATGGCTACCGCTGCCTCCCGGTCTGACCGTCCACATGGACAAGGCTTCCATTGTCCGATTCACACTGGGCTACCTGCGTCTGAGAGCAGCTCTGGATCAAAGAGACTACTCGGCACCAGAGACCAGGGTCAGCTCTGACACAGCCCAATTCTCCGTGCACG ACTGCCAGCCAATGGATGAGCAATTCTCTGAGGAGATGGTGCTTGATTCTGCTCTTGGGGGTTTCATGGTCTTGGTGTCCGAGAATGGTCAGATAATCTACGCTACTGGggacatccatacacacactggGCTCAACCAG ATGGATGTCATTGgtaggagtctgtttgacttCACACACCTCTGCGACCAAAAGGAGGTCAGAGATATCTTCTCAAAAAACCTAG CTCCCAATGGAATACAGAAATACGATTTCCTCCTCCGCATGAAGAGCTCTCTGACCTCTCAGGGTCGAGCTGTCAACCAAAGACACACAAACTGGAAG GCGATTCACTGTACTGGAGTTAAAAAGAAATGTCCTCTTCCAGAGACCGCCTGCCTTGTCTTATTGTGTCGACCCCTACCAATTTCCCAGAACATGGCCAGGGACGCCAGCTTGAATCACAGAACCTTCCTGACCAGACATAGCCCAGACATGAGGTTCACCCACTGCCAATCAGG tgtCAAGGAGCTGACAGGATACACAGAAAGTGAACTTCAAGGCCAATCTGTGTATCAGTATTACCACGCCTCCGACTGCCAGAACATCTACAAAACACATCAGAACT TGCTCTCTAAGGGCCAGGCGTCTCTGAGCAGGTACCGACTGCTGCTGAAAGCAGGTGGTTATGTGTGGGCAGAGACAGACGCATCAGTGGTCTACAACCAGATTGGGGAGGCCCAGAGTATCGTCTGCCTCAACTACATTTTAAG CGAGGCGGAGCTACCAGAGATGACGTTCTCACTGCAGCAAACCGAAGCATTATTGAGGCCCTTTTACTCTGAACTTGAGGTTGGGCCCACGGTGCAGAATGAACCCACAGCAGATGACCACGTTCATCTAATCAACACAACAGAATCACCTCCAG AACACCAGGATAAGATACAAACCTATCTTGAGCTCAAACAACAGAATCAAATGAACACAAACTCCCTCTCT GAATTATGTGAGCTGGACCTAGACTCGTTGGCTCCATACATACCTATGGATGGAGAGGACTTCCTCCTCACCCCAGTTATAAACGGGATCTTAGATATGTCAGAGGGCAAGCCACCCAACAATGTTCATGTCATACCACCTGGTTTGGAGGACCATTCTTCGAAAGTCCAGACAGTAGCTCCAGATTTTCCTCCCCAGCTTCAGATGAACAATGTTCAGATGAAGGCCCGGTGTGACTCAGAGAGGACACACACAGTGAAGGAATCAGAGTTTGG GGACTGCACACAGTCAGTCTACAGAAGAGGTTGTAGTGGATTCAATGAGGGCAATGATCATGACagatgggaggatcttgtcttGACAGAATGTGGGAGTGACAAATATTACGCATCGTGTAGACATCCGCGCGGATTTGTGGCTGCCGCACGACTGCCTCAGCGGCCtgttaaatgtttcccccttcACCGTCCAGACGGATCCACCTACCTGTGCAGACCACCTCCAAGGCAAGTGTTGTGGAAATGCACACAACAGACCACAAAATCCACGAAATTCAATGATACTGACCAGAGGTCCACATGCCATAATCCCTTTAGCCTACCGGTGCTTAGCCAGGTGGACTGTGAGGGGATTCTGGGGCCAACCAGCTGCCTGCTCCAGGGGTCAGAGATTACCTCCGTCCTGGACCAGGCTGCCTTACGATTCTCACACCTGAAAATGGTGGCAATAAATCAGCTCACAACCAAACATGCCCACATGTACACACCCAGGCCAGTTACTAAAATCAACTGTGGAACATCAACTTTGTACGCTGAATGGATAACATGA
- the hif1al2 gene encoding hypoxia inducible factor 1 subunit alpha, like 2 isoform X4 — MDKASIVRFTLGYLRLRAALDQRDYSAPETRVSSDTAQFSVHDCQPMDEQFSEEMVLDSALGGFMVLVSENGQIIYATGDIHTHTGLNQMDVIGRSLFDFTHLCDQKEVRDIFSKNLAPNGIQKYDFLLRMKSSLTSQGRAVNQRHTNWKAIHCTGVKKKCPLPETACLVLLCRPLPISQNMARDASLNHRTFLTRHSPDMRFTHCQSGVKELTGYTESELQGQSVYQYYHASDCQNIYKTHQNLLSKGQASLSRYRLLLKAGGYVWAETDASVVYNQIGEAQSIVCLNYILSEAELPEMTFSLQQTEALLRPFYSELEVGPTVQNEPTADDHVHLINTTESPPEHQDKIQTYLELKQQNQMNTNSLSELCELDLDSLAPYIPMDGEDFLLTPVINGILDMSEGKPPNNVHVIPPGLEDHSSKVQTVAPDFPPQLQMNNVQMKARCDSERTHTVKESEFGDCTQSVYRRGCSGFNEGNDHDRWEDLVLTECGSDKYYASCRHPRGFVAAARLPQRPVKCFPLHRPDGSTYLCRPPPRQVLWKCTQQTTKSTKFNDTDQRSTCHNPFSLPVLSQVDCEGILGPTSCLLQGSEITSVLDQAALRFSHLKMVAINQLTTKHAHMYTPRPVTKINCGTSTLYAEWIT, encoded by the exons ATGGACAAGGCTTCCATTGTCCGATTCACACTGGGCTACCTGCGTCTGAGAGCAGCTCTGGATCAAAGAGACTACTCGGCACCAGAGACCAGGGTCAGCTCTGACACAGCCCAATTCTCCGTGCACG ACTGCCAGCCAATGGATGAGCAATTCTCTGAGGAGATGGTGCTTGATTCTGCTCTTGGGGGTTTCATGGTCTTGGTGTCCGAGAATGGTCAGATAATCTACGCTACTGGggacatccatacacacactggGCTCAACCAG ATGGATGTCATTGgtaggagtctgtttgacttCACACACCTCTGCGACCAAAAGGAGGTCAGAGATATCTTCTCAAAAAACCTAG CTCCCAATGGAATACAGAAATACGATTTCCTCCTCCGCATGAAGAGCTCTCTGACCTCTCAGGGTCGAGCTGTCAACCAAAGACACACAAACTGGAAG GCGATTCACTGTACTGGAGTTAAAAAGAAATGTCCTCTTCCAGAGACCGCCTGCCTTGTCTTATTGTGTCGACCCCTACCAATTTCCCAGAACATGGCCAGGGACGCCAGCTTGAATCACAGAACCTTCCTGACCAGACATAGCCCAGACATGAGGTTCACCCACTGCCAATCAGG tgtCAAGGAGCTGACAGGATACACAGAAAGTGAACTTCAAGGCCAATCTGTGTATCAGTATTACCACGCCTCCGACTGCCAGAACATCTACAAAACACATCAGAACT TGCTCTCTAAGGGCCAGGCGTCTCTGAGCAGGTACCGACTGCTGCTGAAAGCAGGTGGTTATGTGTGGGCAGAGACAGACGCATCAGTGGTCTACAACCAGATTGGGGAGGCCCAGAGTATCGTCTGCCTCAACTACATTTTAAG CGAGGCGGAGCTACCAGAGATGACGTTCTCACTGCAGCAAACCGAAGCATTATTGAGGCCCTTTTACTCTGAACTTGAGGTTGGGCCCACGGTGCAGAATGAACCCACAGCAGATGACCACGTTCATCTAATCAACACAACAGAATCACCTCCAG AACACCAGGATAAGATACAAACCTATCTTGAGCTCAAACAACAGAATCAAATGAACACAAACTCCCTCTCT GAATTATGTGAGCTGGACCTAGACTCGTTGGCTCCATACATACCTATGGATGGAGAGGACTTCCTCCTCACCCCAGTTATAAACGGGATCTTAGATATGTCAGAGGGCAAGCCACCCAACAATGTTCATGTCATACCACCTGGTTTGGAGGACCATTCTTCGAAAGTCCAGACAGTAGCTCCAGATTTTCCTCCCCAGCTTCAGATGAACAATGTTCAGATGAAGGCCCGGTGTGACTCAGAGAGGACACACACAGTGAAGGAATCAGAGTTTGG GGACTGCACACAGTCAGTCTACAGAAGAGGTTGTAGTGGATTCAATGAGGGCAATGATCATGACagatgggaggatcttgtcttGACAGAATGTGGGAGTGACAAATATTACGCATCGTGTAGACATCCGCGCGGATTTGTGGCTGCCGCACGACTGCCTCAGCGGCCtgttaaatgtttcccccttcACCGTCCAGACGGATCCACCTACCTGTGCAGACCACCTCCAAGGCAAGTGTTGTGGAAATGCACACAACAGACCACAAAATCCACGAAATTCAATGATACTGACCAGAGGTCCACATGCCATAATCCCTTTAGCCTACCGGTGCTTAGCCAGGTGGACTGTGAGGGGATTCTGGGGCCAACCAGCTGCCTGCTCCAGGGGTCAGAGATTACCTCCGTCCTGGACCAGGCTGCCTTACGATTCTCACACCTGAAAATGGTGGCAATAAATCAGCTCACAACCAAACATGCCCACATGTACACACCCAGGCCAGTTACTAAAATCAACTGTGGAACATCAACTTTGTACGCTGAATGGATAACATGA